The following proteins are co-located in the Nerophis ophidion isolate RoL-2023_Sa linkage group LG04, RoL_Noph_v1.0, whole genome shotgun sequence genome:
- the LOC133551816 gene encoding cullin-5 isoform X2 — MASSNLLKNKGSLQFEDKWDLMRPIVLKLLRQESVTKQQWFDLFSDVHAVCLWDDKGPAKIHQALKEDILDFIKQAQARVLSHQDDTALLKAYIVEWRKFFTQCDILPKPFCQLEITLMGKQGSNKKSNVEDSIVRKLMLDTWNESIFSNIKNRLQDSAMKLVHAERLGEAFDSQLVIGVRESYVNLCSNPDDKLQIYRDNFEKAYMDSTERFYRTQAPAYLQQNGVQNYMKYADSKLREEEKRALRYLETRRDCNSVQALMECCVNALVTSFKETILAECPGMIKRNETDKLHLMFSLMDKVPSGIEPMLKDLEEHIMSAGLADMVASAETITSDSEKYVEQLLTLFNRFSRLVKEAFQDDPRFLTARDKAYKAVVNDATIFKLELPMKQKGVGLKTQPESKCPELLANYCDMLLRKTPLSKKLTSEEIEAKLKEVYVQNKDVFMRYHKAHLTRRLILDISADSEIEENMVEWLREVGMPADYVNKLARMFQDIKVSEDLNQSFKELHKHNKLALPADSVNIKILNAGAWSRSSEKVFVSLPTELEDLIPEVEDFYKKNHSGRKLHWHHLMSNGIITFKNEVGQYDLEVTTFQLAVLFAWNQRPRERISFENLKLATELPDAELRRTLWSLVAFPKLKRQVLSYDPLVSSPKDFAEGTLFYVNQEFSLIKNSKVQKRGKINLIGRLQLTTERMREEENEGIVQLRILRTQEAIIQIMKMRKRINNAQLQTELVEILKNMFLPQKKMIKEQIEWLIDHKYIKRDETDINTFIYMA; from the exons AACAAAGGCTCCCTTCAGTTTGAGGACAAATGGGACCTGATGCGTCCCATCGTGCTAAAGCTCTTACGGCAAGAGTCCGTCACCAAGCAGCAGTGGTTTGACCTTTTCTC AGATGTCCATGCAGTGTGCCTGTGGGATGACAAAGGCCCCGCCAAGATCCACCAGGCCCTTAAAGAAGACATTCTGGATTTCATCAAACAAGCACAAGCA CGGGTGTTGAGTCACCAAGATGACACGGCGCTGCTGAAGGCCTATATTGTAGAGTGGAGGAAGTTCTTCACACAGTGCGATATCCTGCCCAAGCCTTTTTGCCAACTGGAGATTACGCTGATGGGAAAGCAGGGCAGCAACAAGAAGTCCAATGTTGAGGACAGTATCGTCCGCAAG CTGATGCTGGACACGTGGAACGAGTCCATCTTTTCCAACATCAAGAACAGATTACAAGACAGTGCAATGAAGCTGGTCCATGCTGAGCGGCTAGGGGAAGCCTTCGATTCGCAGCTGGTCATCGGAGTACGGGAGTCCTATG TAAATCTGTGCTCCAATCCCGATGACAAGCTGCAGATCTACAGAGACAACTTCGAAAAGGCCTACATGGACTCGACCGAGCGCTTCTACAGAACTCAGGCGCCCGCCTATCTGCAGCAGAACGGCGTCCAAAACTACATGAAATAT GCTGATTCCAAGTTGAGGGAAGAGGAGAAACGTGCACTACGATACTTGGAGACGAGGCGTGACTGCAACTCTGTACAAGCA CTGATGGAGTGTTGCGTCAACGCGTTGGTGACGTCGTTCAAGGAGACCATCTTAGCAGAGTGTCCGGGCATGATCAAAAGGAATGAAACAGATA agTTGCATCTGATGTTCTCACTGATGGACAAAGTACCAAGCGGCATCGAACCCATGCTGAAGGACCTGGAGGAGCACATCATGAGTGCCGGCCTCGCTGACATGGTGGCGTCCGCCGAGACTATCACCTCT GACTCCGAGAAATATGTGGAGCAGCTGCTCACGCTTTTCAACCGCTTCAGTCGGCTGGTGAAGGAAGCGTTTCAGGATGACCCGCGTTTCCTCACGGCGAGAGACAAA GCATACAAAGCAGTCGTCAATGATGCCACTATATTTAAATTAGAACTTCCAATGAAACAGAAAGG TGTGGGCTTGAAAACTCAACCCGAGTCCAAGTGTCCGGAGCTGCTGGCCAACTACTGCGACATGCTGCTGAGGAAGACCCCGCTGAGCAAGAAGCTCACATCGGAGGAGATCGAGGCCAAGCTCAAGGAAGTG TATGTCCAGAACAAAGACGTGTTCATGCGCTACCACAAAGCCCACCTGACCCGCCGCCTTATCCTGGACATCTCGGCGGACAGCGAGATTGAGGAGAACATGGTGGAGTGGCTCAGG GAGGTAGGAATGCCGGCTGACTATGTCAACAAACTGGCCAGGATGTTCCAGGACATTAAAGTGTCCGAGGATCTCAACCAGTCTTTCAAGGAATTGCACAAACACAACAAGCTGGCTTTGCCAG CTGACTCCGTCAACATTAAGATCCTGAACGCCGGAGCGTGGTCGAGGAGCAGCGAGAAGGTGTTTGTCTCGCTGCCCACCGAGCTGGAAGATTTAATACCGGAGGTGGAGGACTTCTACAAGAAGAATCACAGCGGACGCAAGCTTCACTGGCATCACCTCATGTCTAACGGCATT ATCACCTTCAAGAACGAGGTGGGTCAGTACGACCTGGAGGTGACCACCTTCCAGCTGGCCGTGCTCTTCGCCTGGAACCAGAGGCCCCGGGAGAGGATCAGCTTCGAAAACCTTAAGCTCGCCACGGAGCTGCCAGACGCCGAGCTAAGGCGTACTCTatgg TCGCTGGTGGCGTTTCCCAAACTCAAGCGGCAGGTGTTGTCGTACGACCCGCTGGTATCGTCACCCAAAGACTTCGCAGAGGGAACGCTATTCTACGTTAATCAAGAGTTTTCCCTCAT AAAAAATTCCAAGGTTCAGAAGAGAGGGAAGATCAACCTAATTGGCCGGCTGCAGCTCACCACGGAGCGGATGCGAGAGGAGGAGAACGAGGGCATCGTCCAGCTCAGGATACTAAGAACACAG
- the LOC133551816 gene encoding cullin-5 isoform X1, translating to MASSNLLKNKGSLQFEDKWDLMRPIVLKLLRQESVTKQQWFDLFSDVHAVCLWDDKGPAKIHQALKEDILDFIKQAQARVLSHQDDTALLKAYIVEWRKFFTQCDILPKPFCQLEITLMGKQGSNKKSNVEDSIVRKLMLDTWNESIFSNIKNRLQDSAMKLVHAERLGEAFDSQLVIGVRESYVNLCSNPDDKLQIYRDNFEKAYMDSTERFYRTQAPAYLQQNGVQNYMKYADSKLREEEKRALRYLETRRDCNSVQALMECCVNALVTSFKETILAECPGMIKRNETDKLHLMFSLMDKVPSGIEPMLKDLEEHIMSAGLADMVASAETITSDSEKYVEQLLTLFNRFSRLVKEAFQDDPRFLTARDKAYKAVVNDATIFKLELPMKQKGVGLKTQPESKCPELLANYCDMLLRKTPLSKKLTSEEIEAKLKEVLLVLKYVQNKDVFMRYHKAHLTRRLILDISADSEIEENMVEWLREVGMPADYVNKLARMFQDIKVSEDLNQSFKELHKHNKLALPADSVNIKILNAGAWSRSSEKVFVSLPTELEDLIPEVEDFYKKNHSGRKLHWHHLMSNGIITFKNEVGQYDLEVTTFQLAVLFAWNQRPRERISFENLKLATELPDAELRRTLWSLVAFPKLKRQVLSYDPLVSSPKDFAEGTLFYVNQEFSLIKNSKVQKRGKINLIGRLQLTTERMREEENEGIVQLRILRTQEAIIQIMKMRKRINNAQLQTELVEILKNMFLPQKKMIKEQIEWLIDHKYIKRDETDINTFIYMA from the exons AACAAAGGCTCCCTTCAGTTTGAGGACAAATGGGACCTGATGCGTCCCATCGTGCTAAAGCTCTTACGGCAAGAGTCCGTCACCAAGCAGCAGTGGTTTGACCTTTTCTC AGATGTCCATGCAGTGTGCCTGTGGGATGACAAAGGCCCCGCCAAGATCCACCAGGCCCTTAAAGAAGACATTCTGGATTTCATCAAACAAGCACAAGCA CGGGTGTTGAGTCACCAAGATGACACGGCGCTGCTGAAGGCCTATATTGTAGAGTGGAGGAAGTTCTTCACACAGTGCGATATCCTGCCCAAGCCTTTTTGCCAACTGGAGATTACGCTGATGGGAAAGCAGGGCAGCAACAAGAAGTCCAATGTTGAGGACAGTATCGTCCGCAAG CTGATGCTGGACACGTGGAACGAGTCCATCTTTTCCAACATCAAGAACAGATTACAAGACAGTGCAATGAAGCTGGTCCATGCTGAGCGGCTAGGGGAAGCCTTCGATTCGCAGCTGGTCATCGGAGTACGGGAGTCCTATG TAAATCTGTGCTCCAATCCCGATGACAAGCTGCAGATCTACAGAGACAACTTCGAAAAGGCCTACATGGACTCGACCGAGCGCTTCTACAGAACTCAGGCGCCCGCCTATCTGCAGCAGAACGGCGTCCAAAACTACATGAAATAT GCTGATTCCAAGTTGAGGGAAGAGGAGAAACGTGCACTACGATACTTGGAGACGAGGCGTGACTGCAACTCTGTACAAGCA CTGATGGAGTGTTGCGTCAACGCGTTGGTGACGTCGTTCAAGGAGACCATCTTAGCAGAGTGTCCGGGCATGATCAAAAGGAATGAAACAGATA agTTGCATCTGATGTTCTCACTGATGGACAAAGTACCAAGCGGCATCGAACCCATGCTGAAGGACCTGGAGGAGCACATCATGAGTGCCGGCCTCGCTGACATGGTGGCGTCCGCCGAGACTATCACCTCT GACTCCGAGAAATATGTGGAGCAGCTGCTCACGCTTTTCAACCGCTTCAGTCGGCTGGTGAAGGAAGCGTTTCAGGATGACCCGCGTTTCCTCACGGCGAGAGACAAA GCATACAAAGCAGTCGTCAATGATGCCACTATATTTAAATTAGAACTTCCAATGAAACAGAAAGG TGTGGGCTTGAAAACTCAACCCGAGTCCAAGTGTCCGGAGCTGCTGGCCAACTACTGCGACATGCTGCTGAGGAAGACCCCGCTGAGCAAGAAGCTCACATCGGAGGAGATCGAGGCCAAGCTCAAGGAAGTG CTGTTGGTTCTTAAGTATGTCCAGAACAAAGACGTGTTCATGCGCTACCACAAAGCCCACCTGACCCGCCGCCTTATCCTGGACATCTCGGCGGACAGCGAGATTGAGGAGAACATGGTGGAGTGGCTCAGG GAGGTAGGAATGCCGGCTGACTATGTCAACAAACTGGCCAGGATGTTCCAGGACATTAAAGTGTCCGAGGATCTCAACCAGTCTTTCAAGGAATTGCACAAACACAACAAGCTGGCTTTGCCAG CTGACTCCGTCAACATTAAGATCCTGAACGCCGGAGCGTGGTCGAGGAGCAGCGAGAAGGTGTTTGTCTCGCTGCCCACCGAGCTGGAAGATTTAATACCGGAGGTGGAGGACTTCTACAAGAAGAATCACAGCGGACGCAAGCTTCACTGGCATCACCTCATGTCTAACGGCATT ATCACCTTCAAGAACGAGGTGGGTCAGTACGACCTGGAGGTGACCACCTTCCAGCTGGCCGTGCTCTTCGCCTGGAACCAGAGGCCCCGGGAGAGGATCAGCTTCGAAAACCTTAAGCTCGCCACGGAGCTGCCAGACGCCGAGCTAAGGCGTACTCTatgg TCGCTGGTGGCGTTTCCCAAACTCAAGCGGCAGGTGTTGTCGTACGACCCGCTGGTATCGTCACCCAAAGACTTCGCAGAGGGAACGCTATTCTACGTTAATCAAGAGTTTTCCCTCAT AAAAAATTCCAAGGTTCAGAAGAGAGGGAAGATCAACCTAATTGGCCGGCTGCAGCTCACCACGGAGCGGATGCGAGAGGAGGAGAACGAGGGCATCGTCCAGCTCAGGATACTAAGAACACAG